From the Martelella mediterranea DSM 17316 genome, one window contains:
- a CDS encoding glycosyltransferase, giving the protein MADKNGSDKYPNIALVSTHGYVAADPPLGAADTGGQVVYILELSKKLAQLGFSVDIYTRRFEDQPEIDEVDERVRVVRIPCGGKEFIPKEYLYKHLLEWSENALRYMREHDLHYTFINSHYWDAGYAGLRLAEALHIPHLHTPHSIGLWKKRTMETDYPDKKEQFEKDFNFTERIKHENKIYRACDSVIATTPLQVDMLVEDYGIREDRVYMIPPGYDDNRFYPVSGATRNMLRERFGFKGKTVLALGRLATNKGYDLLIQAFSVMAERVPDAELQLAVGGADMDELETKILNELKALVKELDLEDKVHFSGYVSDEDLPDIYRAADMFVLSSRYEPFGMTAIEAMASGTPTVVTTNGGLYRAISFGRHALFADTFDKYDLGIMMMKPFKHQRLYNRLARMGAHKARSLFTWTGIAQQLISLVEGRPMRQSLQDSDWAEPWNDGD; this is encoded by the coding sequence ATGGCCGACAAGAACGGGTCCGATAAATATCCCAATATCGCGCTTGTTTCCACACATGGATATGTTGCCGCAGATCCGCCGCTTGGCGCCGCCGATACCGGCGGACAGGTCGTCTACATTCTGGAACTTTCGAAAAAACTCGCCCAGCTCGGCTTCTCGGTCGATATCTATACCCGCCGGTTCGAGGATCAGCCGGAAATCGACGAGGTCGACGAGCGCGTCCGGGTTGTGCGCATCCCCTGCGGCGGTAAGGAATTCATTCCCAAGGAATATCTCTACAAGCACCTGCTGGAATGGAGCGAGAATGCGCTGCGCTACATGCGCGAGCACGATCTCCATTACACCTTCATCAACTCCCATTACTGGGACGCCGGCTATGCGGGCCTCAGGCTTGCCGAAGCGCTCCACATCCCGCATCTCCACACCCCGCATTCGATCGGCCTGTGGAAGAAGCGGACAATGGAGACCGACTATCCCGACAAGAAGGAGCAGTTCGAAAAGGACTTCAACTTCACCGAACGGATCAAGCACGAAAACAAGATCTATCGCGCCTGCGACAGCGTGATCGCCACGACGCCGCTTCAGGTCGACATGCTGGTGGAGGATTACGGCATCCGCGAGGACCGGGTCTACATGATCCCGCCCGGCTATGACGACAACCGCTTCTACCCGGTCTCGGGCGCCACCCGCAACATGCTGCGCGAGCGGTTCGGCTTCAAGGGCAAGACCGTGCTGGCGCTTGGTAGGCTTGCCACCAACAAGGGCTATGATCTGCTGATCCAGGCGTTCTCGGTGATGGCCGAACGGGTTCCGGACGCCGAGCTACAGCTTGCCGTCGGTGGCGCGGACATGGACGAGCTGGAAACGAAAATCCTCAACGAACTCAAGGCGCTGGTGAAGGAACTTGATCTCGAGGACAAGGTTCATTTCTCCGGCTATGTCTCCGACGAGGACCTGCCGGATATCTATCGCGCGGCCGACATGTTCGTGCTGTCCAGCCGTTACGAGCCCTTCGGCATGACGGCGATCGAGGCGATGGCATCGGGCACGCCGACGGTGGTCACCACCAATGGCGGACTTTACCGCGCGATCAGCTTCGGGCGCCATGCACTGTTTGCCGACACGTTCGACAAATACGATCTGGGCATCATGATGATGAAGCCGTTCAAGCATCAGCGGCTCTATAATCGTCTGGCCCGCATGGGCGCGCACAAGGCCCGCAGCCTGTTCACCTGGACCGGTATCGCCCAGCAATTGATCTCGCTGGTCGAGGGTCGCCCGATGCGGCAGTCGCTGCAGGACAGCGACTGGGCCGAACCCTGGAATGACGGCGACTGA